The following are encoded together in the Anaerostipes caccae L1-92 genome:
- a CDS encoding GerW family sporulation protein yields MNKEKFNETVDSLFQGIEGFMTSKTVVGDPIYVKDTIILPLVDVSFGMGAGDFRGDRKARGYGGIGGKMTPSAVLVIRDGQTKLVNVKNQETITKLLDMVPDVIDKFTKKEETLEDIVEDLENER; encoded by the coding sequence ATGAACAAAGAAAAGTTTAATGAGACCGTGGACTCGTTATTTCAGGGAATCGAAGGATTTATGACTTCAAAAACCGTAGTTGGAGATCCCATCTATGTGAAGGATACGATCATTCTGCCTCTGGTAGACGTCTCTTTCGGCATGGGAGCCGGGGATTTCCGTGGAGACAGGAAAGCCAGGGGATACGGAGGTATCGGGGGCAAGATGACGCCAAGTGCGGTTCTTGTGATCCGTGACGGACAGACGAAGCTTGTGAATGTTAAGAATCAGGAAACGATTACAAAACTATTGGACATGGTTCCTGATGTGATTGACAAATTTACAAAAAAAGAAGAGACACTGGAAGATATAGTAGAAGACTTAGAGAACGAACGATAA
- a CDS encoding DUF2953 domain-containing protein encodes MAALWIILKIIGIILLCIFVFLLLILFAPAGYRARGVYNGWEKWAKARVSWLFFFLRMKVSWKEGEEPAVSLRILGFPVYHSDEERWSLLNRKAADDVVEIRESGKDIRDRAEVPREAAGHPADSETGFSGDILDYTGDGQEFDSVIEEPSGKLPLRKRVKNFFQRCYNTGKRLYRRIKAALKQAESFKELLEDEELIRVVKRLFGYGKKGIRHFLPKKFSGDVAFGFDDPAMTGQTLAAVSAFMPLFNDRLSVEPDFTEARFEAALTVSGRIYAFHFLKILWDVYRDKELWRQKERIMRTIGG; translated from the coding sequence ATGGCAGCTTTATGGATTATTTTAAAAATCATAGGAATCATTCTTCTCTGTATCTTCGTGTTCCTGCTTCTGATCTTGTTCGCACCGGCAGGCTACCGCGCCCGGGGAGTTTACAATGGCTGGGAGAAATGGGCCAAAGCCAGGGTATCATGGCTTTTCTTTTTTCTGCGAATGAAGGTGTCATGGAAAGAGGGAGAGGAACCGGCGGTATCTTTAAGGATCCTGGGATTTCCTGTCTATCACTCGGATGAGGAAAGATGGTCGCTGCTAAACAGGAAAGCGGCTGATGATGTGGTAGAAATCAGAGAATCTGGGAAGGATATAAGAGACCGGGCAGAAGTGCCCCGGGAAGCAGCCGGACACCCGGCTGATTCAGAGACAGGCTTTTCAGGGGATATTCTGGATTATACCGGAGACGGTCAAGAGTTTGACTCTGTCATAGAAGAACCGTCCGGGAAGCTGCCGCTCAGAAAAAGGGTGAAAAATTTCTTTCAAAGATGTTATAATACAGGTAAGCGTCTGTATCGGAGAATAAAAGCTGCCTTGAAACAGGCAGAATCTTTCAAAGAACTGCTGGAAGATGAGGAATTGATCCGTGTAGTCAAACGCTTATTTGGATACGGAAAAAAAGGGATCAGGCATTTTCTGCCGAAGAAATTTTCGGGAGACGTGGCTTTCGGCTTTGATGATCCCGCCATGACAGGACAGACACTCGCTGCTGTCAGTGCTTTTATGCCGCTGTTTAACGACAGACTGTCTGTGGAGCCGGATTTTACGGAAGCCAGATTTGAGGCCGCACTGACAGTTTCAGGCCGGATATACGCGTTTCATTTTCTGAAGATCTTATGGGATGTTTACCGCGATAAGGAGCTTTGGAGACAGAAGGAACGCATTATGAGAACAATAGGAGGTTAG
- the rpmB gene encoding 50S ribosomal protein L28 has translation MAKCAICGKGAHFGNAVSHSHRRSNKMWKSNIKSVRVKVNGAAKKMYVCTSCLRSGKVERA, from the coding sequence ATGGCAAAATGTGCTATCTGCGGAAAAGGCGCTCATTTTGGTAATGCAGTCAGTCATTCACATAGAAGATCAAATAAGATGTGGAAATCAAATATCAAATCTGTAAGAGTGAAGGTAAACGGTGCAGCTAAAAAAATGTACGTTTGTACTTCTTGTCTGAGATCAGGTAAAGTCGAAAGAGCGTAA